The Gloeobacter violaceus PCC 7421 DNA window CTGCCTGCTCAAAGGCTCCCCTGAGATCCGCTTTTGCTCCAATCCTCTGTTGGAAGTGCTGCTTCGAGAAGCCCTCGAAGCACTACCCAGTTACCCCATCTGGCTTGCGGATCGCTGTGTCGAAGCGCGCTACCGCATCGGCATCGACGCCGGCCGCAACCAGGTGCAGATCAAGTGGCTGCCTGCCCCTCTGCGCTAGCGTCCAGAAAGTTGGGCGAGGATAGAAACACCATGCCTCAGAGGAGAGGTTAGATGCCGGCTATGCAAACCAAGCTGACGATACGGCTCGACAAGCGCCTTGTCGATAAAGTCAAGCGCTGGGCAGCCTCACGTCACCGCTCGGCGTCTGAAGCCGTCGAGCGGTTTTCTGCTCAGAGTCCGGATCCAGAGGCACTCCGAACACCAAAATCGAGTTCCTGGGTAAGGGGCTTGAGCGGGCTGCTCGATGAAGGCCAACCCGCTCCCACCGACGAGAAATTGCGCGATGAGTATATTGATTATCTGGAGGGTAAGTATCGGTAATCAGCACCTCATACAGGCATGGCTTCCAGGGCGTACTTCGCCAGGCTATCTCGAAGTTATCGATTGACCCCACTCATATCGGCATAGCGCTGCCCGGAAGCGGCTCCCCTGGGAGCAATCGCTTCAATGCTCGCCAGTTCCTCGGGAGCGAGGACAATTTCGGTGGCGGCGACGTTTTCTTCCAGGTAAGCGACGCGCTTGGTGCCGGGGATCGGTACGAGATCCTCGCCTTGCGCCAGGATCCAGGCGAGGGCCAATTGCGAAGGCTGCACGCCTTTTTGGGTGGCCAGTTCCCGGACTTTCTCCACCAGTTGCAGATTCTTTGTGAAGTTCTCGCCCTGAAAGCGCGGTGACTGGCGACGGTAGTCGTCGGGAGCAAAGTCGTCGGGGCTGGTGATGCTCCCGGAGAGAAAGCCCCGTCCGAGCGGGCTGTAGGGCACAAAGCCGATGCCCAATTCCCGCAAGGTGGGCAAAATCTCATCCTCGACGTCGCGGCTCCACAGCGAATATTCCGACTGGAGGGCACTAATCGGATGCACTCTCTGGGCGCGGCGAAGCGTCTGGGGAGCCGCCTCCGAGAGACCGATAAAGCGCACCTTGCCCGCTTGCACCAGTTCGGCCATCGCCCCCACGGTCTCCTCGATGGGGACTTTCGGGTCGACCCGGTGCAGGTAGTACAGGTCGATGACTTCGACCCCGAGCCGTTCAAGGGACGCTTCGCAGCTGGAGCGCACGTACTCCGGTGAACCGTTCACCCCGCGAAAGCCCCGGTCTTCGCTGCGCACGATGCCGAATTTAGTGGCGAGCACCACTTTGTCGCGGCGGTCGCGAATTGCTTTACCCACCAGCTGCTCGTTAGTGTAGGGACCATACATGTCGGCGGTATCGAGAAAATTGATCCCCAGTTCCAGCGCCCGGTGGATGGTGGCGATCGACTCGGTTTCGTCGGTGGCGCCGTAGAACTCAGACATGCCCATGCAACCGAGGCCAAGTTCGGAGACCACCAGTCCCTGATTGCCCAGTGCGCGCACTTTCATGGTTGTTGCTCCTGCAAAATTGCTGGATGGTGAGTGCGGTAGGTATGGGATCACCTTAGAACTTGGAGCGCGCTCTAAGTCAAGGCACTGCGCCAACTAGCGCGAGTAGACACCCAGATTCTCGATCACCATCTCGGCTAGATCGTCGATGAACGTCTTGTTGACGTTGAGGGCCTTGGCGCGGCGAAAGTCGTGAATGCCGGCAGCTTCAGCCACTTCGCGGTATTCGATCTCGATTTCTTGCAGGGTCTCGATGTGCTCGGAAATAAAGCTCACCGGCACCGCCAGCAGGGAGCGCACCCCTTTTTGGGCCAGTTCGTTGATGGTGTCTTCTGTGTAGGGCTTCAGCCACTCCACCGGGCCGACCCGGCTCTGATAGGCGAGCGAATGGGCGTTGGGGCGTCCAAGCGATTGCATGACCAGGTCGACCGTTTCCTCGGTCTGGCGCTGGTACGGATCGCCGTCTTGATCGACGTAGGTGCGGGGCACACCGTGGGCGGAAAAAAGAATATGCACCCCGTCGGGGTTGTCGAATTTGTCGAGGCCCTCGCGCACGCGCTCGCCCATCGCCCGGATGTAGCCGGGGCGGCTGTACCAGGAGTTGATCGTGATGCGCTCGATGGCTTTGAGGGACGGATCGCGCGCCCAGATCTGGTCGAGCAATTTGAAGCTCGAACCGCTGGTGGAAATCGAGTACTGCGGGTAGAGGGGCAGAAGCACCAGGCGGCGAATGCCGTCGGCTTTGATTTTGCGCACGGCTTCCTCGGTAAACGGGTGCCAGTAGCGCATACCGACGTAGACTTCGATGTCGAGTCCGCGGGCGGCGAGCGCTTTTTTGAGCACCCGGCCCTGCTGGTTGGTGATCGCCCTGAGGGGCGAACCGCCGCCGATGGCCTGATAATTCTTGCGCGATTTGGGAGCGCGCAAAGTCGAAATCAACCAGGCGAGCGGCTTTTGCAAGGGCGGCACCGGAATGCGAATAATTTCCGGGTCGGCAAACAGGTTATACAGAAAAGGCCTGACGTCCTCTTGTTTGTCCGGCCCCCCCAGGTTGAGCAACAGCACTCCGACTTCAGCCATGCGCCACCCTGACTACACAACGATCCTCAATCAGGCTAGCTCCGATTTGGTTTCCCGAAAAGACATCGCGCCCAAGAAGCGATCCCGGCCGCTGATCCTGGGTGGGTGCTTCGCTGTGACCCTGTTTGTCGCCGTCGGTACCAGCTGGATGGTGCGTGCCCAACCCGCCCCCCAGAAACCCCTCGAGGGCAAGCTCGAAAGCAGCCGCGAGGAGCAGCTGGCTCCCCAGTACAAACTGGGCCGGGAACTTTATATCAAGAATTGCAGCCACTGCCACCTGGCCATCCCGCCGGAGGTGTTCCCGAGCGATACCTGGCGGGCGCTGTTGCTCGATAGCTACCACTACGGCCGTCAGGTGCAGATCGACTTTCGCCCCGAGAAGCTGCTCGTCTGGCAGTACCTGCGCGACTACTCGCGCGCGTTGCAGGAAAAAGAACCGGTACCCTACTACTTCGCTGAATCGCGCTACTTCCGGGCGCTGCACCCGAAAGTGCCGCTGCCGAAGCGGCCCGACGCCGCCTCCTGCCTGCAGTGCCACCCGGGGGCCAAGGCGGACAACTACCTGCGCCTCAGCGCCGAGTGGGAAGAAAAACCGTAGCCCAAACGGCAGCCTGCGCTACACTCGTTCAGGTTGAAATTACAAGCGGGCCATGCTCAACAAATTTACTCGCCTCACCCTCGCCACCGCCTTGCTGCTTGCGGCCACCGCCGTAGCGGTGGGCGAGACTGCCGTTGCCCAGAGCCCCAGCCCCACCACAGGAAAAAATAAAATGCCTCAGCCAGGCCAAACTCCCTCGTACACCACCACCACCTCCGGCCTCAAGTACCTCGACGAGACCGTGGGCAACGGTGCTTCGCCCCAGAAAGGCCAGCGCGTCACCGTGCACTACACCGGCACCCTCGAAGACGGCAAGAAGTTCGACTCCTCGCGGGATCGGGGCCAGCCCTTCAGCTTTACCATCGGTGTCGGCCAGGTGATTCAGGGCTGGGACGAGGGTGTCGCCACGATGAAGGTGGGCGGCAAGCGCAAACTGGTCGTCCCGGCCAACCTGGGCTACGGTGCCCGCGGTGCGGGAGGGGTGATCCCGCCCAACGCCACGCTGCTGTTCGACGTCGAACTGTTGGGCGTGCAGTAGGTTTCAGGCACCGGGCGTCAGTGACCGCCTCCCGACACGAGTGCTTAGACCACGGACTGGCTGGGAGTTTCGGCTTCCACCATCGTCTGAAAACGCTTGAGGTCGTCCAGCAGATTTTCGTCCACCCAACGCTGTACCCCGACGCGATCCAGAAATGCCCCGACCATCCCGCCCGGGGTATCGAAGGACAGGGTAAGACGCAGGCGGCAACCCCGCTCGGTGGGAAAAAATTCCGCCGATCCGCGGTTGGAGAGGCCTGAGACTGATTCCCAGCCGATGAGCCTGAGGGGAATGCGCCGGGTGATCCGCGAGGTCCATTCCACCAACAGCGGTGCAGCCGGGCCAAACTTCCAGCGCGAAAGATCTCCCGCACCCGGCAGAATCTTGACCTCCTGCACAAAGCGCATCCAGCGCGGCAGATTTTCCATGTCCGCCCAGATTGCGTATACCTGCGCCACCGGAGCAGCCACATCCACTTCCACCGTGCGTTCGATCATCGTGTACCCACTTCAGTCCTTTACAAAAGTATAAACTATCGGAAATTGCGCCGGGTCGTCCCTATTGCTGATTACGCCGCGAACTGGTGCTGCGGAGCATGTGAGTGTATGACAGAAGGTCTATGGCGACCTAGCCCCGATTCGGTGGCATGGTTGCAATGCAGGACTGTGCCTACCGATGTACGACTGGTTTTTGATCGCCCACAGTCTCACCCGCTGGCTGCTGCTCGCTGCCATGGCATTGGCGCTCGGCTGGAGCTGGTTTGGCTTTTTGAGCCGCCGCAAGTGGCAGCCGGAAGATCAGCGGCCGGGGGCCTGGTTCGCCAATCTCGCCTCGCTGCAGTTTGTGCTGGGACTGGGGCTGTTTCTGGACCCGTCGGGTCTCGCCCGCAACGCCCTTGGCAATTTGGGCGAAACGATGAAAAACCGCGAACTGCGTCTATTTGCCCTCGAACACCCCCTGCAGATGTTTGTGGCCATCGCCCTCGCCCACTTGGGCTCCACCCGTTCAAGAAAAGCGAAGACGAGCGCCGGCAGTTGGCTGTGGTCGGTGGTGTGCTACACCTCTGCGGCCTTGCTGATCTTGACGGCCATTCCCTGGAGCCGTCCATTGTTGCGCTTGCCTTAGGGCTACCCCCCTACGAGCGCCAGTTCTCCAGACGAAGGCCGCCGACCCGCTCGAATTCAGTGGTGTTCGAGGTGACGAAAATCAGACCGCGGCATACCGCGCAACCAGCCAGGAGCACATCGTATGCCCCAATGGGTCTGCCTTGTTTTGTCAGGCCGGCGCGGATTGCGCCGGCCGCACGAGCGTCCTCAAGACTCAAGGGCAGTATCTGAACGCTGTCCACAAATGCGGCCAACACAGGAGCCACCTTCTCAGCCCGTTTCGGATTGAACTGAAGCCCGCATTCGATTTCCATCACCGTGATGCTGGAAATGGAAACCAGCGTCGGCGCCGTGGACTTGATCCGGGCGATCACGCCGGGCTGCGCTTTTGCAAAGTCGCTAACAGTGCAGGTGTCGAGTAAATACACAAATGTCACGCCAGCGGATCCTGTCTCGGTGGCAAAAGCTCGTCTCGATAGCTCTCGAACGTCGGCAGATCTTCGACACCCTTAAATTCCATGACTATGTCCGGCCAACGCGGTTGATCTCTTGTCGCAAGCCACTCGCGCAAGGCCTGACGGATGAGCGCGTTGCGGGTGAGCCCCGTCTGGCCGGCTACACGCTTGAGTTGTTCGCCTGTCTGATCGTCAACGTAAATATTGAAGTGCACGACACCCTCGGATATTTTTATCACATATTGATATGTTATACGTGCCCGGAGCACAAACACCATGGGCAGCCACGCCCGCGCGGATCGCCGATAATAGCGGATTATGAAAGCTTACGATGCGATCGTGATCGGCAGCGGCGCGGCGGGACTGTATACGGCCCTGAAGCTGCCGCGCGAGTGGCGTATCGCCCTACTCACCAAAGAAAATTTGACCCTTTCTTCGAGCCAATGGGCCCAGGGGGGGATCGCTGCGGTAGTCGAGCCGGATGACTCCTTTCGGCTCCATTACGAGGACACCCTGGCGGCTGGGGCAGGCTTGTGCGAGCCGGAGGCGGTGCGGGTGCTGGTGGAGGAAGCGCCCGAGCGCATTCGCGAACTGATCGCACTGGGGGTCGAGTTCGATCGCTACCAGGGGCGGCTCGCAGTCACCCTCGAAGCGGCCCACTCCCGCAGGCGCATCTTGCACGCCGCCGACGCCACCGGCCGCGAACTGGTGCGCGCCCTGGTCGAGGAGGTGCGCGACCTTGGCAACATCCGCGTCGTCGAGGAGGCCCTTGCCATCGACCTGGCCCTCGACGGCGGGCGCTGTCGCGGGGTGCTGGTGGACGCGCTCGGGGTGCGCGAATGGTACATGTCGCCGGTGACAGTGCTTGCCACCGGCGGGGCCGGGCAGGTGTTCGCCTACACCACCAACCCCGCAGTCGCTACAGGCGACGGGATCGCCATGGCGGCCCGGGCGGGGGTGGCGCTGCGGGATCTCGAATTCGTCCAGTTTCATCCGACGGCGCTTGCCATCGACGGGGCGCCGCGCTTTTTGATCTCAGAAGCGGTGCGCGGCGAAGGGGGACAACTGGTCAACCTGGCCGGCGAGCGCTTCATGGGCCGCTACCACCCTCAGGGGGAACTGGCTCCGCGCGACGTGGTCGCCCGGGCCATCTTCGATCAGATGCAATCGAGCGGCGCCACCCACGTGCTTATCGACCTGCGGCCCATCGGCGAAGCGACGATTGAGCAGCGCTTTCCCAACATCGCCCACGTCTGCCGCAAGTTCGGCGTCGATGTCTTCAGTGAAGCGGTCCCCGTCGCCCCCGCCGCCCACTACTGGATGGGCGGCGTTCTCACCGATCTCGATGGCCGCACAAGCTTGCCGGGGCTGTTTGCCGTGGGTGAAGTCGCTTCCACCGGCGTGCACGGCGCCAATCGCCTCGCGAGCAATTCGCTGCTGGAATGTCTGGTTTTTGCCCACCGCATCGCCGAGGCCGTGCGCAGTAGCGGCATCAGCCGTACCGCCGCAGGCATCATTCACTTTCCGCCCGCCGCCGCCCAGAGCCCGGTCAACTTTGAACTGGTTCAACGCATCCGCAACGAAATGCCGTGGTTGGTTTGGCGCACCTGCGGGATCATCCGCGAGGCAGACGGCCTCAGGCGCGGCTTGGAGCAGTTGCAAATGTGGAAACAGCAACTGAGCGGCGTCGATGCCACCACCGAGCGAGCCACCCTGGAGGTGCGCAATCTGGTGATTGCTGCGGAACTGTTGCTCAAAAGCGCCCTCTTGCGCACCGAGTCGCGGGGGGGGCACTACCGCAGCGACCACCCGGCCCCGGATCCCGCCTGGCAGGTACACACTGAGATTGCCGAGGGCCGCTTGTTTCAAACCCCGCTCGCGGTCGCTAAAATAAGACCAACTTCAGGCTAGCCACTTGATCGCACTGTATCCGGGGAGCTTTGATCCCCTGACCTACGGCCATCTGGATATTATCGAGCGCGCCGCCCGTCTGTTCGACCGGGTGGTCGTCGCCGTACTGCGCAACCCGGCCAAGGTGCCGCTGTTTACCGTCGAGGAGCGCCTCAGCCAGATCCAAAAGGCCGTACGCCACCTCGACAATGTCGAAGTCGAAGCGTTCCATGGGCTCACGGTCACCGTCGCCCGCCGCCTTGATGCCCGGGTACTGCTGCGCGGGCTGCGGGCGGTCTCCGATTTTGAGGCCGAACTGCAAATGGCCCAGACCAACCGCACCCTGGCGACCGAAATCGAGACGCTGTTTTTGAGCACTTCGACCGAGCACAGCTTCTTGAGCAGTTCGCTGGTCAAGAACATCGCCGCGGCCGGCGGCCCGGTGTCGCACATGGTGCCTGAGCACATTGAGAAAGAACTGCGGACGCGGTTCGCCGGAGCGCCTCTATGAACATCCAGAAGGAACTCGACCGCTTGGAGGACATGATTCTTTCCTCGCCGCGCATCCCCTTTACCGGCCGCACCGTGATCGACGAGAATGCCATCCTCGACATCCTCGACCGCATCCGCATGAATTTACCCAAGGTGATCGAAGAAGCCGAGCGCGTCGTCGATCAAAGCGAAGCACTCGTCGCCCAGGCCCAACAGGAGGCCGAGCGCATCTTGACCCTGGCCGAACAACGCGCCGAGCGGGTGGTGGAAGAATCGGAACTGTTGCGGGTGGCCCGTTCGCGCGCCGAAGACCTCAAAGCTGCCGCCCAAAAAGAAGCCGACCAGATCCAGCAGACCGCCCTTCAGCAGGCCCAGGCGGTCCAAAGCGGCGCCGATCAATACGCCGAGCGCGTTTTAGGCAAACTCGAAGGCGACCTCGGCCAGCTGTTGCAAATTGTCAAAAACGGCCGCCAGAGCCTGCACGGCTAATCACATCAACCAGCAGAGCAAGGCTTCGACGGCATAGAAAAGGGCGAGGGCAGCCAGGGTGCGCCGCAGCCGCCGCATCACCGGGGCTACCTGGTACTCAACCACCAACCGGTCTTTTGCCAGATCCTCGGCGGGCTTGGTCCAGAAACTGCCGTCGTACCAACCGGTTTCTTCGTAGTGCACGCTCGCCGAGAGCAAGCGCGTATGCACATAGGACCAGCCCAGGTAGAGCCGCAGCAGCACCAGCCCCAGGATGATCCCAGCACCGCCCGCACCGCCCACCAGAAACTGCCATGGCATGCGCCCCGGCGGGAAACTCCAGGCGGCCACCGGCCCGCTCACAATCCAGGCCACTGACCAGACCGCCAGGATTGTGCCCAGGTAAACCCGCGGCTCGACGGTCGCCCAACGAAAAAAGTACGAACTGCGTAGCTGCTGATACTCGTTGAACGGGCGCTGTTCGGGAGGTATCGCTACGGTGGGAGTCCGGCGCTCCATGCCTGAGTACAAACTCCTATCCTGGAGAGGGGCTCCTCTCCAGTCTATCGGTCACCACTACCTATGTTGCATTTCTTAATGCCTCCCTGGCCCACGGCGATCGTGGGCACGGGTTACGCAGCCCGCCAGCGGGCCATCACCCTCTCGGGCGATCCGCGCATCAAGCTCGTCGGTTTTATCGGCCACAGCCCGGCTGCAAGCGAAAAGTTTATGGCCGAATTCGGCATCGGGACGGGTGACGAAACGCTGCTTGCCGGGGCGCACTTGGTCTTTGTCTGCACTGTCAACCGCGACCACGGCCTCTGGGTGCGCCGCGCCCTGGAGCAGGGTGCCCACGTCGTAGTCGAGTATCCGCTGGCGCTGGATGCTGCCGAGGGGGCGGCGCTGATCGCCCTGGCACGCGAGCGCCGCCTGCTGTTGCATGTCGAACATATCGAGCTGATGAGCGGCATCCACCAGGCATTGGCCGGGCAGATGGCGGCGGTGGGTCCGGTGCATCTGGCCCGCTACAGCAATGTGGTCGCCCGCCTGCCCGAGCCGGGGCGCTGGACCTTTTCGGTGGATCTGTTCGGTTTTCCGCTGGTGGGGGCACTCTCGCGCCTCAGCCGCCTGGTGGACCTGGTAGGGCCGGTCGCCTCGGTCTTCTGCCAGAACCGCTACTTCGATTTGACCCCCGACGGCTACTACCGCGGCTGTTCGTGCGTGGCGCAACTTCAATTTGAGTGCGGAGCGGTCGGACAGCTCGCCTACGCCAAAGGAGCGGGCTGCTACCAATCCGAGACCCGCCTCGAACTGGCAGGCAGCCGGGGGGCGGTCATCCACGACGGCGAAAAGCTGCTGGTGCTGGATGGCCAGGATACCCGCATCCTGGAGCCCGGCAGCCGCCGGGGGCTTTTCGAGCGTGACACGCGCATGGTGCTCGATGTCCTCCAAGGCAGGGGCGAACTGTACACCACCCCCGAGCGCAGCCTGCACATTCTGGCGACAGCCGCCGCCTGCGAGCGCTCCGCCGCCCTCGGCCGCAGCGAAGCGGTGGAAGTTCCGGCACTCCCCATAGGATAGAAACAGCACGCCCAGGGTGGTCCATGGCCTTGCAGATCTACAACACGCTCACGCGCCGCAAAGAACCGTTCGTCCCCCTCGAAGCGGGCACAGTCAAAATGTACGTCTGCGGCGTCACCGTCTACGATTACTGTCACCTGGGCCACGGGCGCACCTACGTCGTCTGGGACACCGTTCGCCGCTACCTGATTTCGCGCGGCTACGCGGTCACGTATGTTCAGAATTTTACGGACGTCGACGACAAGATCCTGCGCCGCGCCCAGCAGGAAGGCACCACGATGGAGGCGGTTGCCGAAAAGTACATCGCCGCCTACTTCGAGGACATGGACAGACTCAACGTCCTGCGGGCGGACAGCTACCCGCGCGCCACCCAGACGATGCCCGAGATCGGCGCATTGATCGATCGGCTCACCTCGATCGGGTACGCCTATCCGGCGGCGGGGGATGTCTACTACAGCGTCCGGCGCTTTGCCGAGTACGGCAAGCTCTCGGGCAAGCGCCTGGCCGAACTGGAGGCGGGAGCAAGCGAGCGGCTGCAGGACGAAGAACTGGCGCGCAAGAAAGACCCGTTCGACTTCGCCCTCTGGAAAGGAGCCAAACCGGGAGAGCCCGCCTGGGATTCACCCTGGGGAGCGGGTCGGCCGGGCTGGCACATCGAGTGCTCGGCGATGGTGAGAAAAAGTCTGGGAGAAACCATCGACATCCACGCCGGGGGCGAGGATTTGCAATTTCCCCACCACGAAAACGAAATTGCCCAGTCGGAGGCCGTGACGGGTAAGCCGCTCGCGCGCTACTGGATGCACAACGCTTTTCTCAACGTCGTGAACTCCTCCGGGGCCGAGGAGAAGATGTCTAAGTCCCTGGGCAACTTCAAGACGCTGCGGGATCTGTTCGAAGTTTTCCCACCGATGGCCCTGCGGTTATTTTTGCTCAAGACCTCCTACCGCAACCCGATCGCCTTTTCGGCCGAAGCTTTCAAGGGTTCCGAGCAAAACTGGCGAGAGCTGGAAGAGGTGCTGCAACTGGCGGGCTGGATTGCTGGGCAGGGCCGGCCTGCCACCGACGACATCGAGTCCGAACCCTGGGTGCGGCGCTTCAACGAGGCGATGGACGACGATTTTAATACTGCCGCCGCCCTCGCCGAGGTAATCGCCCTGGGTAAGCAACTGGCCGGCCGCTACCACGCCGCCATCCACGGCACGCCCCTCGCGGACCCGGCGCGATTTGCCCGGGAGTGGCGCACATTTGCTCTGCTGTGCGACATCCTGGGCCTGAAGGCCGCTGAGCCCGAGGCGCGCCAATCGGCCCTTCCCGAGGCTGAGATCGAAGCGCAAATCGCCCTGCGCCGTCAGGCCCGCGAAGAGCGCAACTGGGCGGAGGCCGACCGCATCCGCAAGCAACTACTGGATCAGGGCATCGTGCTTATCGACCACAAAGAAAAACCGACCACCTGGCGCCACGCCGATCCGTGAGCGTTCACGGCCTGAGGGTGAGAAGCCAGCTAATCAACAGCAACAGCGCAAACAGCAGCGGCACGCTCCAGAAGCGCTTACTCACGGGCGTCTGGTACATCGGCGGCGGCTCGGCCGGGGCGCGCTCGTCGCGGTAAAGCGTGCAGCGCCGCGCCTCCGGAAAATCGGGCAGATTGCAATCCTCCCGGTAG harbors:
- a CDS encoding DUF6364 family protein gives rise to the protein MPAMQTKLTIRLDKRLVDKVKRWAASRHRSASEAVERFSAQSPDPEALRTPKSSSWVRGLSGLLDEGQPAPTDEKLRDEYIDYLEGKYR
- a CDS encoding CGLD27 family protein; protein product: MERRTPTVAIPPEQRPFNEYQQLRSSYFFRWATVEPRVYLGTILAVWSVAWIVSGPVAAWSFPPGRMPWQFLVGGAGGAGIILGLVLLRLYLGWSYVHTRLLSASVHYEETGWYDGSFWTKPAEDLAKDRLVVEYQVAPVMRRLRRTLAALALFYAVEALLCWLM
- the coaD gene encoding pantetheine-phosphate adenylyltransferase codes for the protein MIALYPGSFDPLTYGHLDIIERAARLFDRVVVAVLRNPAKVPLFTVEERLSQIQKAVRHLDNVEVEAFHGLTVTVARRLDARVLLRGLRAVSDFEAELQMAQTNRTLATEIETLFLSTSTEHSFLSSSLVKNIAAAGGPVSHMVPEHIEKELRTRFAGAPL
- a CDS encoding SRPBCC family protein; this encodes MIERTVEVDVAAPVAQVYAIWADMENLPRWMRFVQEVKILPGAGDLSRWKFGPAAPLLVEWTSRITRRIPLRLIGWESVSGLSNRGSAEFFPTERGCRLRLTLSFDTPGGMVGAFLDRVGVQRWVDENLLDDLKRFQTMVEAETPSQSVV
- the cysS gene encoding cysteine--tRNA ligase → MALQIYNTLTRRKEPFVPLEAGTVKMYVCGVTVYDYCHLGHGRTYVVWDTVRRYLISRGYAVTYVQNFTDVDDKILRRAQQEGTTMEAVAEKYIAAYFEDMDRLNVLRADSYPRATQTMPEIGALIDRLTSIGYAYPAAGDVYYSVRRFAEYGKLSGKRLAELEAGASERLQDEELARKKDPFDFALWKGAKPGEPAWDSPWGAGRPGWHIECSAMVRKSLGETIDIHAGGEDLQFPHHENEIAQSEAVTGKPLARYWMHNAFLNVVNSSGAEEKMSKSLGNFKTLRDLFEVFPPMALRLFLLKTSYRNPIAFSAEAFKGSEQNWRELEEVLQLAGWIAGQGRPATDDIESEPWVRRFNEAMDDDFNTAAALAEVIALGKQLAGRYHAAIHGTPLADPARFAREWRTFALLCDILGLKAAEPEARQSALPEAEIEAQIALRRQAREERNWAEADRIRKQLLDQGIVLIDHKEKPTTWRHADP
- a CDS encoding diheme cytochrome c — encoded protein: MTLFVAVGTSWMVRAQPAPQKPLEGKLESSREEQLAPQYKLGRELYIKNCSHCHLAIPPEVFPSDTWRALLLDSYHYGRQVQIDFRPEKLLVWQYLRDYSRALQEKEPVPYYFAESRYFRALHPKVPLPKRPDAASCLQCHPGAKADNYLRLSAEWEEKP
- a CDS encoding ribbon-helix-helix domain-containing protein; amino-acid sequence: MVFVLRARITYQYVIKISEGVVHFNIYVDDQTGEQLKRVAGQTGLTRNALIRQALREWLATRDQPRWPDIVMEFKGVEDLPTFESYRDELLPPRQDPLA
- the hemH gene encoding ferrochelatase, with the translated sequence MAEVGVLLLNLGGPDKQEDVRPFLYNLFADPEIIRIPVPPLQKPLAWLISTLRAPKSRKNYQAIGGGSPLRAITNQQGRVLKKALAARGLDIEVYVGMRYWHPFTEEAVRKIKADGIRRLVLLPLYPQYSISTSGSSFKLLDQIWARDPSLKAIERITINSWYSRPGYIRAMGERVREGLDKFDNPDGVHILFSAHGVPRTYVDQDGDPYQRQTEETVDLVMQSLGRPNAHSLAYQSRVGPVEWLKPYTEDTINELAQKGVRSLLAVPVSFISEHIETLQEIEIEYREVAEAAGIHDFRRAKALNVNKTFIDDLAEMVIENLGVYSR
- a CDS encoding Gfo/Idh/MocA family protein, which codes for MPPWPTAIVGTGYAARQRAITLSGDPRIKLVGFIGHSPAASEKFMAEFGIGTGDETLLAGAHLVFVCTVNRDHGLWVRRALEQGAHVVVEYPLALDAAEGAALIALARERRLLLHVEHIELMSGIHQALAGQMAAVGPVHLARYSNVVARLPEPGRWTFSVDLFGFPLVGALSRLSRLVDLVGPVASVFCQNRYFDLTPDGYYRGCSCVAQLQFECGAVGQLAYAKGAGCYQSETRLELAGSRGAVIHDGEKLLVLDGQDTRILEPGSRRGLFERDTRMVLDVLQGRGELYTTPERSLHILATAAACERSAALGRSEAVEVPALPIG
- a CDS encoding type II toxin-antitoxin system VapC family toxin, translating into MTFVYLLDTCTVSDFAKAQPGVIARIKSTAPTLVSISSITVMEIECGLQFNPKRAEKVAPVLAAFVDSVQILPLSLEDARAAGAIRAGLTKQGRPIGAYDVLLAGCAVCRGLIFVTSNTTEFERVGGLRLENWRS
- the nadB gene encoding L-aspartate oxidase, which produces MKAYDAIVIGSGAAGLYTALKLPREWRIALLTKENLTLSSSQWAQGGIAAVVEPDDSFRLHYEDTLAAGAGLCEPEAVRVLVEEAPERIRELIALGVEFDRYQGRLAVTLEAAHSRRRILHAADATGRELVRALVEEVRDLGNIRVVEEALAIDLALDGGRCRGVLVDALGVREWYMSPVTVLATGGAGQVFAYTTNPAVATGDGIAMAARAGVALRDLEFVQFHPTALAIDGAPRFLISEAVRGEGGQLVNLAGERFMGRYHPQGELAPRDVVARAIFDQMQSSGATHVLIDLRPIGEATIEQRFPNIAHVCRKFGVDVFSEAVPVAPAAHYWMGGVLTDLDGRTSLPGLFAVGEVASTGVHGANRLASNSLLECLVFAHRIAEAVRSSGISRTAAGIIHFPPAAAQSPVNFELVQRIRNEMPWLVWRTCGIIREADGLRRGLEQLQMWKQQLSGVDATTERATLEVRNLVIAAELLLKSALLRTESRGGHYRSDHPAPDPAWQVHTEIAEGRLFQTPLAVAKIRPTSG
- a CDS encoding aldo/keto reductase → MKVRALGNQGLVVSELGLGCMGMSEFYGATDETESIATIHRALELGINFLDTADMYGPYTNEQLVGKAIRDRRDKVVLATKFGIVRSEDRGFRGVNGSPEYVRSSCEASLERLGVEVIDLYYLHRVDPKVPIEETVGAMAELVQAGKVRFIGLSEAAPQTLRRAQRVHPISALQSEYSLWSRDVEDEILPTLRELGIGFVPYSPLGRGFLSGSITSPDDFAPDDYRRQSPRFQGENFTKNLQLVEKVRELATQKGVQPSQLALAWILAQGEDLVPIPGTKRVAYLEENVAATEIVLAPEELASIEAIAPRGAASGQRYADMSGVNR
- a CDS encoding FKBP-type peptidyl-prolyl cis-trans isomerase translates to MLNKFTRLTLATALLLAATAVAVGETAVAQSPSPTTGKNKMPQPGQTPSYTTTTSGLKYLDETVGNGASPQKGQRVTVHYTGTLEDGKKFDSSRDRGQPFSFTIGVGQVIQGWDEGVATMKVGGKRKLVVPANLGYGARGAGGVIPPNATLLFDVELLGVQ